CGATCTCTCCCGACCGCGTCCGTGCCCTCCGCGACGCCGACGGGGCGACGTTCGCCGACGCCGCCCGCCGCGTCGGCTTCGACACCGCGCACCTCGGCCGCGACCCCGAAGCCCTGGCCCGTATCGGCGTCTTCCTCGAACTGCACGTCGAACAGGGGCGCGGGCTGATCGACCTCGGCGCTCCGGTCGCCATCGCCTCCCGCATCCTCGCGCACGGCCGCTGGACCCTCACCTTCCGCGGCCAGGGCAACCACGCCGGTGCGACGCTCATGTCCGATCGCGACGACCCGATGATCGCCGCTGCGCGCGCCGTGCTCGAGGTACGCGAGGCCGCCCTCGCGATCCCCGGTTCGCGGGCCACCGTCGGGCGGCTCCTGGCCGTGCCGGGCGGCTCCAACGTCATCGCCTCGTCGGTCTCGCTCACCCTCGACGCCCGTGCCGCCTCGGACGAGGAGACCCGCGCGCTCGTGGCATCCATCGCCGACCGGGTGGGGGCGAGCGAGTTCGCCGAGAACTCCTGGAGCCCCGAGGTGCACTTCGACCGGGTCCTCGCCTCCCGCCTCACCGACGCGATCGGCGACGTGCCCGTGCTGCCGAGCGGCGCCGGCCACGATGCGGGCGTGCTATCGCCGGTCGTGCCGACCGCCATGATCTTCGTGCGGAACCCGACCGGCGTCTCGCACGCCCCCGAGGAGTACGCGGAGCTCGACGACTGCCTCGCCGGGGTGGCCGCACTGGAGAGCGTCGTGGGGAGCATGATCGCATGACCGTGTGGTGTCGCCGGCTGGTGGTGAGCGGGCAGGTGCACGAGCGAGTGCGACTCGAGGCGGGCGCCGACGGTCGCGTGACCGCGGTGACCCCCGACACGGATGCCGCGGCCGGCGACCTCGTGCTCGACACGGCGGCGCCCGGATTCGCCAATGCCCACTCGCACGCCTTCCACCGCGCGCTGCGCGGGCGCACGCACGACGACGGCGGCGACTTCTGGTCGTGGCGGGAGCAGATGTACCGCACCGCCGCGGCGCTGACGCCGGCGCGCTACGCCCTCCTCGCGCGTGCGGTCTTCGCCGAGATGGTCACCGCCGGCTTCACCGCGGTCGGCGAGTTCCACTACGTCCACCACCGACCCGGCGGGCAGCCCTACGGGAGCGACGCCGGCTCCGACCCGACGCACGCCATGGAGCGCGCGGTCGCCGAGGCCGCCGAGGCGATCGGCATCCGGCTCACGCTGCTCGACACCGCCTACCTCGCGGGCGGGGTCGGCCGGCCCCTCGCCCCCGAACAGGCGCGCTTCGGCGACGCGGATGCCGAGGCCTACCTGCGACGGTGGCACGCGCTCGCCGGCGTCGCCCCGGGTTCCGGCTTCGGCCTCGTGTCGATCGGTGCGGCTCTGCACTCCGTGCGCGGCGTCCCGCCCGAGGACATTCGCACGATCGTCGCGGGGCTGCCGGACGGCATCCCTCTCCACGTGCACCTGTCGGAGCAGCCCCAGGAGAACGCCGACGCGCTCGCCGCCTACGGCCGCACGCCGACCGGCATCCTCGCCGACGCGGGCGCGCTCACCTCGCGGTTGAGCGTGGTCCACGCGACCCACCCGACCGCCGACGACATCGCCCTCCTCGGCGCGGCGGAGGTGTCGGTGGTCATGTGCCCGACGACGGAAGCCGACCTCGGCGACGGCATCGGTCCCGCCCGTGAGTTGCGGGATGCCGGAGCGACCCTCGCCCTCGGTTCCGATCAGAACGCCGTCGTCGATCCGCTGCTGGAGGTGCGCGGCCTGGAGATGCACGACCGGCTGCGGAGCCTCCGGCGTGGCCGGTTCGCTCTCCCGGAGCTCGCCGACGCCGCGAGCGCCGGCGGATACCGCTCGCTCGGCCACCGCCCGGCCGGGACGGTCGGCGGTCCGCTCGACCTCGTCGAGATCGACACCGGTTCGGTGCGCACCGTCGGCGCCGAGCCGGCTCAGCTGCTCCTGTGCGCCACGGCATCCGACGTCCGCCGCGTCGTCGTCGGCGGTCGGGTCGTCGCTGAGGCGGGCCTGCTCGCCGACGGGACCTCCCCCGCCGAACTCCTCGCCACAGCACTCGCGGAGGTCGCATCATGAGCCTGCTCCTCACCGGCATCGGTGAACTCACCACGAACGACCCCGAGCTCGGGCGCCGGCACGATGCGGCCGTCGTGATCGACGACGGCCGCATCGTGTGGGTCGGTGACGCGGCGGCAGCGCCGGCCGCCGACGAGCGCACCGACCTCCAGGGTGCGGCGGTGCTGCCGGGGTGGGTCGACACCCACAGCCACATCGTCTTCGCCGGCGACCGCTCCGCCGAGTTCGAGGCGCGCATGGCGGGGGAGCGGTACCGCGCCGGCGGCATCGCGCACACCGTCGCCGCAACGCGGGCGGCATCCGTCGACGACCTGCGTACGACGGCGGGCGCCCTTCGGGCAGAGGCGCTGCGCGGGGGCACGACCTTCCTCGAGACGAAGACCGGGTACGGCCTCGACGTCGACAGCGAGGTGCGGTCGGCGCGGGTGGCCCGGGAGGTCGCCGACACGGTGACGTTCCTCGGGGCCCACGTCGTACCGGCGGGTGTCGACGCCGACGACTACGTCGCCCTCGTCACGGGCGACATGCTGCGGGCCGTCCGCCCCTATGTCGACGCGATCGACGTCTTCTGCGAGGAGGGGGCGTTCACGGTCGAGCAGTCGCGGGCCGTGCTGCACGCGGGCCGCGAGGCAGGCCTCGCCCTACGCGTGCACGGCAACCAGCTGGGGCGGTCGGGCGGCGTCGCCCTCGCGGTCGAGGTCGGTGCGCGCAGCGTCGACCACTGCAATCACCTCGACGCCGCCGACATCGAGGCGCTCGCCGCGTCGGAGACCGTCGCCACCTTCCTCCCCGCGTGCGACCTGTCCACGCGCGAACCCTTCGGGCCCGCCCGGGAACTCCTGGATGCCGGAGGAGCGGTGGCGCTTGCGACCAACTGCAACCCGGGCACCTCGTTCACGACATCGATGCAGTTCTGCGTCGCGACCGCCGTGCTCCAGATGCGGCTGACGATTGAGGAGGCGGTGCGTGCGGCGACGATCGTGCCGGCGCGATCGGTCGGTCGCGACGACATCGGCGTGATCCGCGTGGGGGCACGCGCCGATCTGCAGTCGCTCGCCGCTCCGGGGATCTCCCACCTGGCCTACCGTCCCGGAGTACCGCTCACCGACGGTGTGTGGCGAGCCGGCATCCGTGTCGTCTGATCCCGCGTCGGCAGATTCTCGTGACCGAACACGATCCCCGCACTCAGGTCGCCACCGCACGGTCGGCGGCGTTGCTCGACGGCGCCGTCGAGCACCTGACCCGCGTCGGCATCGAGGACTTCACCCTCGCCCGCCTGGCCGCCGCCCTCGGCACCTCGAGCCGCATGCTCATCTATCACTTCGGATCGCGCGACGAACTGCTCGCGCGCGTGCAGCGCGAACTGCGCCACCGGGTGACGATCGACCTGCGCGCTCGCCGTCTCGACACGCTCTCCGCCGCCGTGCGCGCCACGTGGGACTACTACGTCGCGCGGCTGCCGCACATGCAGCTGTTCCACCACCTCGCCGCGCGCGCGTTCGAGAATCCCACGGACTTCACCGCCTTCACCGACACCGCCGTCTCGGAATGGGAAGCGTTCTTCACCGAGGTGGCCGAGCGTGAGGGATACGCGGAAGGAGAGGCCCACGCGGCCGGGCGTCTCGCGCTCGCCGGGTTCCGCGGCCTCATCCAGGACCTGCTCCTCACCGGCGACCGCAACCAGCTCGAGCGCTCGATCGACCTGTTCGCCGAGATGCTCGACGCACGCGCCGCCGCGACAGGGTAGACTGGTTGACGGCTTCGTGTTGGTTCGTCCCCGATCTTTCGTACTCATCGAAGAGCGGCGAGTGGGTTGATGATGGTTTTTCCCGAGGTCCTCGGTTCTCCCGACGCGGTCGCGTCCTTTCGAAAGTCCCCTCATCTCTTCTCTGTCCTTCTTTCCGTCCGTCACGTGGCGTCAGGCCGATCACGACCTCC
This genomic window from Candidatus Microbacterium phytovorans contains:
- a CDS encoding allantoate amidohydrolase, which codes for MSSTAKDGLLAGLSEIADVGRDTQRGGYSRHLWQAADLELREWFAGRATALGLDVETDRNGNLWAWWGPPGDDAVVTGSHLDSVPGGGPFDGPLGIETAFQAVERLRQRGVVPRRPVAVVAFAEEEGSRFGVACLGSQLMTGAISPDRVRALRDADGATFADAARRVGFDTAHLGRDPEALARIGVFLELHVEQGRGLIDLGAPVAIASRILAHGRWTLTFRGQGNHAGATLMSDRDDPMIAAARAVLEVREAALAIPGSRATVGRLLAVPGGSNVIASSVSLTLDARAASDEETRALVASIADRVGASEFAENSWSPEVHFDRVLASRLTDAIGDVPVLPSGAGHDAGVLSPVVPTAMIFVRNPTGVSHAPEEYAELDDCLAGVAALESVVGSMIA
- a CDS encoding helix-turn-helix domain containing protein, with the protein product MTEHDPRTQVATARSAALLDGAVEHLTRVGIEDFTLARLAAALGTSSRMLIYHFGSRDELLARVQRELRHRVTIDLRARRLDTLSAAVRATWDYYVARLPHMQLFHHLAARAFENPTDFTAFTDTAVSEWEAFFTEVAEREGYAEGEAHAAGRLALAGFRGLIQDLLLTGDRNQLERSIDLFAEMLDARAAATG
- the hutI gene encoding imidazolonepropionase, encoding MSLLLTGIGELTTNDPELGRRHDAAVVIDDGRIVWVGDAAAAPAADERTDLQGAAVLPGWVDTHSHIVFAGDRSAEFEARMAGERYRAGGIAHTVAATRAASVDDLRTTAGALRAEALRGGTTFLETKTGYGLDVDSEVRSARVAREVADTVTFLGAHVVPAGVDADDYVALVTGDMLRAVRPYVDAIDVFCEEGAFTVEQSRAVLHAGREAGLALRVHGNQLGRSGGVALAVEVGARSVDHCNHLDAADIEALAASETVATFLPACDLSTREPFGPARELLDAGGAVALATNCNPGTSFTTSMQFCVATAVLQMRLTIEEAVRAATIVPARSVGRDDIGVIRVGARADLQSLAAPGISHLAYRPGVPLTDGVWRAGIRVV
- a CDS encoding formimidoylglutamate deiminase produces the protein MTVWCRRLVVSGQVHERVRLEAGADGRVTAVTPDTDAAAGDLVLDTAAPGFANAHSHAFHRALRGRTHDDGGDFWSWREQMYRTAAALTPARYALLARAVFAEMVTAGFTAVGEFHYVHHRPGGQPYGSDAGSDPTHAMERAVAEAAEAIGIRLTLLDTAYLAGGVGRPLAPEQARFGDADAEAYLRRWHALAGVAPGSGFGLVSIGAALHSVRGVPPEDIRTIVAGLPDGIPLHVHLSEQPQENADALAAYGRTPTGILADAGALTSRLSVVHATHPTADDIALLGAAEVSVVMCPTTEADLGDGIGPARELRDAGATLALGSDQNAVVDPLLEVRGLEMHDRLRSLRRGRFALPELADAASAGGYRSLGHRPAGTVGGPLDLVEIDTGSVRTVGAEPAQLLLCATASDVRRVVVGGRVVAEAGLLADGTSPAELLATALAEVAS